In the genome of Anabrus simplex isolate iqAnaSimp1 chromosome 7, ASM4041472v1, whole genome shotgun sequence, the window GCCAATCCCTGACTCATAACCAGGAAAATAAATTGCTCCCAAAGGAAACCTCTAGCCTGAAGAAAACCCAACAGATTTGGGACAGCCGATTAACAAAAGGCCATTCCCTGACTCATAAGCAGGAAAACAAATTACTCACAAAGGAAACCTCTAGCCTGAAGAATATCCAGCAGATGTTGGGCACCTTTTTCCTGGCATACACATTTTAGTTTTATCTTAAATTCTTCCCCTCTTAAAGGGTCacttgactgagctcgatagctgcagtcgcttaagtgcagccagtatccagtattcgggagatagtaagttcgaaccccactgtcggcagccctgaaaatcgttttccgtggtttcctattttcacaccaggtaaatgctggggctgtaccttaattaaggccatggccgcttccttcccattcctggcccttccctgtcccatcgtcaccataagacctatctgtgtcggtgcgacataaagcaactagcaaaaaaagggggGAGGGTCACTTGCTGTAAATAAATGGAGAAAGGCTTGTTAATCTAAAATCGTATCTGGACATTACAACTCTCATCATCGTATCGTTCTAACTGCCAATTAACGTGTTAATTATTAACAGTTTGATTGTGATCTCACAAGTTAATTATTCTAACATTACAACACACGTGCAAATTTTATGGAAACACATTATAAACTATATAAATAgctataataaaatgtattataatttatatttatttatgtgcGTGAAGTATTATAGTTTATTGGAGTGTGCAGATGATTTTTAACTGATTTCATGCAACAATATACATGTAAGTAGACGTAATGGAATAGTTAAATTTGTTGCATAATAATATTTGTACATTTATTGATGAAATATTATCAATTTCTGACCGAAGTTTCTTCTATACGAACATAACGTATAATCTTCCCCATTGGAGAAAGTGCATATAGTGAATATATTTACCTACTAAAATCTCAAAACTAGTATGAAAAATTATTGCTTACAACATTATGCTAAAAGACAACATTTGATACTTATGGGGAAAAAAATGTCTTCACCTAcatattttttgaaaaaaaaaaaaattgtaatagaGAGACTTTAAGaatgaagtgaaaatgataatATAAATGAGTCTAAATATGTGAATTGACCCCCTATTGCACCAACATATCTCAGATGCAGAAATTAGATATGTACTTTAATAGTAGTAAAGGAAATATATTTTGACTATAAGTAACTTTGTAAATTcaaatatattacaaaaattatAGATAAATGATTTTTATGCGTGTTTAAAAGCATTTCTATGAGTGCAAgttgtaaattaatgaaattaacTTATAATTTATATAAATCAGAACAAACTATTAAATATGATACATGGGTGGCATGGCCTTCAGAACTATTGTTCATGTTATCGAGCTGCTATAAGACTTTTAAAATGTAACAAAGTTGTAAACATCCTTCTAAATAAGTTTTAAACAAACGACAAATATCTGTGACTACCTTTCCATTTAACCCTTTGAGTAAAAGTATACAGTTTTTACTtgctaatggtggtgattactgctttaagaggaagtttaACCCTCAACACCCGCCTTCATAGCGTAACTGTTAGTGCCACTAGCTGCCATCAtcagaggtccaggttcgattcccagtactgccagagatttaggaatggcaggagggctggtatgaggttaaaatgaCACTTGTACCTCACCTCCGATGGATCTGTTTCTTGGAAGAGTTCtatcacctcaggatgaggacaaggattttgtccggcttcatggttaaatggttatcatgctggcctttgattcgaggagtcctgggttcgattctcagctgggaCGGGCATTTTAACatttattggttaattcttctggttcagggattgggtgtttgtatcgtcttcAGCATAAGAATTCATCTTAGTTAGGGACCCATCCTTACAGATGCGCAGGTCGACCATagggcgtcatctcgaaagacctgctccaTGCCAATCCGGATGccatagcctattattattattattattattattattattattattattattattattattattattattattattacggggcatccagcctctgttaacaataatcagaaggaatgtggAAGATGCCTGACCTTCGAAGAATGAAgccatcagcaaaagaaagggaaggtcgaCAAATGAGGTGAAAATGAGACCCTTCTtaagccttgcaaacctaataacaCATGGGGTTGAAAGAGAACAAGTGTTAGTCTGATAAgaaagatgaaattgaggaacctggcacaagtaaggggaagcaatacTAGACTCAGCTACGAgaaccatggttgccaacccatgctcccaaactgaGATCCCtaggtcccccttttagtcacctcttatgataggTGGAGGATACCGGGTGTGTATTTTATAACTCCCATCTGCAGGGTATTTTATTGCTCCTATAACTTTTGCTTCTGGAGGCCCGCCCCCACAACAAAAAATCATACCCGCTTCCCCCATGAAAAATATCCCTGGATATGGTCTTGGATGGAACATTCCCATTCCATTTAAATACTAGGTTAATGACTCAAATTATGTTTAGAAATTGAGACACAATAGGTAAGTCAAATCATTCCCACTATTCTTACCATCCATAGATAGCCTTGGAAGAGATTGGTTTGGAATAAAACTTTACAATtagatggtgttatgcatcacttgaccaagcgccaaaagtagattttgagatattgacacaaatgcaaaatcctttgtattaattcatatttccttTTAAATGTGAGGTATTATATACCAGAATGAAGATAAGAACATAAATTTTCTTCTGAATGTATTCAATTTAGGAAAATTTGAAGTATATcatcgtaatctgagataatggcacttggtcacttgatgctttatgGCGCTTACGTTAGTTTTTGctttgcatcacttgaccaacaaataaaattgtcatttagtgttagatttgacttttaaaaattcagtgcagtgtaaaatatggtacttGATAACTgattttattgcttatttaagtacaCGATTAAATTATACAGAACAGCATACAACAggacatagaaaaaaaaaaacatgaattttagaatatacagtattatagatattacactgctaccgatctcaatagctgcagtcgcttaagtgcggccagtatccagtattcgggagatagtaggttcgaaccccactgtcggcagccctgaaaatagttttccgtggtttcccattttttcaccaggcaaatgctgggactgtaccttaattaaggccacggccgcttccttcccactcctagccttttcctgtcccatcgtcgccataagacgtatctgtgtctgtgcgatgtaaagcaactaggaaaaaaaaaagaattacactGCTAGATCATAATATTAAAGcatcataaacacacagtttctccaagtgtaatataatgaaggattttaagaattttcgagttcaaaatccatatttccacagtcaaacccatctatatcatcgtctattctAGGATCACTAAACAAGACCTCATAGAAGGGCATAGCATCATTGGGAATTAGCTCCATGAGAGGGTGCAGGTCGTTCAGTTttgcttctgaaactggttttgCATTGGCCCATAACAGAGTGAGCAGACCACGTAGAGCTGATCCATTTTTATTCTGAAGCCGTGACCAACAGTAGATTTCTTAATGTTCACTTCAACAGTACGTTCTGCATCAAagtgcattttgaagaaaatgccaAAAGGTTTATCTTTCTTCAACTGTATTTCTCTCACATGCAGCCAGTTTACCTTCTCACTGTGTGCCTACTTCCTGTTTAAAATTTGCTTCTCCAgatgaactgtactatgaaaatccGGTCCAGTCATTCTCTCCACAAAAAGCAGGTTCTTCTTTCGGCACATCTTCATTACATTTATGTAGTCTTCGATGGTATAGAGGCACTGCTGAAATTTGAAAGCACATTCTACATTTCCTAAATCACTGTCGTTAGGGAGGAAGCTATGGCctggaaataaaaatatttgtataaTCTTGTCAATGGTAGGGtgttgttccaaaactgttttcagaagtagaacaacccttatattacgattctggcctccgcaaaaatctgaccacaatatgacttctttggcgttgtgcatgttttccatgagatgcttgtacaagcaggatccaacctcctgTGCCCCTCGTCCTGCTTTTCCTTCCAACAAGACATAACAATGATCTTTATTATCTTTCCCACTGTGAATCCTAAACCACAACTGGCGCTTGTAAAAAACCACATCTGTGGGAATACGGGACAATGGCAGTGTTTTCTCAAGGCCAAAACCAAACgtttccagtttttcatccaactttGATTTTTCCATGTCGGAGGATTTTAGGTTCCGGGTGTATGTCACAGGGAAGAAAACCTGTGCGGGAATCTTATCTGCGGGAATTGACATTAAGCATCACATGGCCAAGCGACTGCACgcttgtcgtgtggtcatttgatgcgtaattcagactcagaaatggtggttggtcatttgatgcaaaacttcaatttaatgattgagaggttggcgtttggtcaaaattcatttcctgCAAAATCATATTGAGAATTAAAGTCCAAACAATAATCTacgtaaagtttacacctttagctaccagatggtgcaataatctgaaaaaatccattttggcgcttggtcaattgatgcataacaccatccaattaacATTAGTGGAGTGATATTTGCTATCTGGTCGTTGTTTATCAAATTTAACCTCTGCCAGAAGTAGATATGTTTTATCGAGAGTGCCAAAATTGTGAAGTGCCTATGAATATTATCTGTAACTTaatgagtagagatgggaattataggcacaaataggttagaatgaaaacatatttgaacaaCGTGCAGGTGTAATATAGCCACTCTACAGTTATGCTGGTGACTTGTGTATATTGTAGAGGTTATAATAGTTCAgatctaatatttatgcaaatctcactgaaGAACCGTTGTGTGGGTATATGACACACCTTGgttaaatacatttgcattctaacttattcgtgCCTGTAATTCCCATCTCTATTAATTGCTTGAACCAAGGCAAAGGAGCTTTCCCTTGTTTGTTCAACTGCTCAACTGAAAGATTGTTTGAGGGTATTCAGTGAAATATTTCTGTTACTCCAATCTGTGCTTTGTGTCTCTTAAATTAACAATAGTCAGCAATGCTAAAATTAGTTTTCATTCCAGTATAGTATTTTGAAGGCCATAACTAATATTTTACTTATTCAGCTTTCAGTGAATGTTGCAAGACATCCAGTCTAGCTATGGTAATCAAGTGCCGCAAAGAAAACAGCGCTCTCAAAGACTGTCTAACTAGATGGTATCAGGATGAAGACTTCAAGAGAATTTGTCGTGATGAATACTTGGAAGAACGTAGTGAATTTCGAAGGACAGGAATTCCACAGAAAATGCGTAATAAAACATAAAGATAGGGATGATATTTAGTGAATATTGTTATTAAGACTAGgctgtaaatattttgtaaaaatgtaCTGCTGCTAATAAGCTCTATACACCAATATTATTAAAAATCCCTTTTTTAATTGTTTGCCGTATGAGGAGCATCCAGGCAAAACTGAACATCTTTGTCCAATACAGACTTtcaggaagaaagaaaaaataaacataaattagcAACTGAACAGCAGGTTTTGATTGTGCAGCATTTCAAACCTTTTTTATTGACACAGAAAAGCTGGCACAGATCAAAAATCAATAATGATGAAGTAATTCCATGTGTAAAAATGAACTCATTTGTTTTTGCTCAGATGCAGCAGGATTTGTTTCTGAAGGGAGCCGGGATGTAGAAAGTCGCGTGGCAAATACTCGGCCAATGGTTGGTGGTTTGTAATGTTCTTATTTGCTTGGGCCTGCCACAAGGACATGTCTGTTTTAGCTTAGATCTGGGAGATCTGTTTGGTTTTATCAAAACTGGTGCTTATGTACGTTGTGTTTTGGACGTGCTCAGTTCTGCATTGACGTTTCTCGTATAGCATATGTATAGGACTAATAGTTACAATAAAGGACAAAAAAAATGATATTGGAAATAAAGAAATCTTGGATTttcttattttaaaacatttagggccgattgcagaaacggtgtttagacgacgtctacggttaaacaatgcttaagtatggctgccgcattgcagagacgttatttatcacttagacaccgtctaaaaccgatgtttaaacactgccgagagcactgtttaacctgaaatgagaggagtgaatcacaatcagaggttatgtaccatgaaacatgtaatttgtattatgttgagatgATTTCTTGATGAGAGGCTAGTCTGTGGGTCTCCCGCTGCTAAATCTCAgtaattcatttgacatgtacgggagatagatcttaaaataaggtttcgcttttcaagagacttgtttcttgagactgacaaagggacagtccggtaactgtcaacttgaatacaattcttggcaactgatatGTTTTATTAtacacatggggtaatttccatggaattataggtcacttccactatcagaataacttgtcccaattgtcagagggctgtcacatacatcaaccgggagggattcacttatatttactgccaaacATAATAGTGAAAagtaaaaagtaggttgtatgtggtttacaTAATATACTGTATAATCGTATACGTTTTCGGCagctatgagataggaaaaggcaaatggtggtgattattatttaaagaggaggactggggaagaagagccggggccataataacagccctagtatatgcctggtgtaaaaatagggaaactatggaaaacaatcttcacagctgccgatgatgcgtttcaaaCCCTTCGATctacagaatgcaagctacatctatatggcccatacaacacactcgggttacacattactattgcttcatctttcCTTCGtagaagctaccgtatttatgagtagattacactcactgtaaaaacgctataatcaaagctacacttccccgcaCGGTGGCGTGTTGCTTTAGTGTCGgtgatattatgagatttaatttccaccaaaagcgataCTCTCATCTGTGGGTAAGTCATGCTCATGGTTGGGACAAGCAAAGAgatgcatgaaagatacttctatctccattttcaaaccaatattgaaactttaagcgatgtctagttaaacatcggctgaacattgtttattcaATGGAAGATTGTGCTCGATTTAGaagttgtctaaggcttaaaactagtcgtttctgcaatcggcccttagtgTTCGTAGAGAGTGGTACCATGCTTGGTAATCTCTGATTGGCcattaaatcaataacattattattaattcttaatGTTCTGGCAAGCAGTGATTGCAGAGGTTGTGCAAATCTGTTGTAGTAGTTTTCTGTCAGATCACAAGCAGTTTTAATGTGATTTTTTGTATCATAATAAAGAATGAATTGCAAGAATCTAAAGACTTTTTGTTCCGTTGTGAAAAGGAGGAAGCAGAAAATGGCTTATACATAGTCTATTTTCATTCTGAGTTAGTGAAAGAATCCTATGTTTCAGGATGTTATACTGGCTGAGCTTTACTTCAGTCACATATTTCTAACTTACTGTATTCTCATTAACTGTATATTCATTATAAAATGATTACTCATCTTTTTTTGTGTTTTCCTCATCAAGATGCAGGCTCTGCCATTTTTTGCATCTCTCTTCTCACTTCACCTGAGCTGCAACATAGGCTGCGCTGATGTCTGCAGCTTATATGTCTATCCACAGGCTGCCCATCCACTGCATTTTTAGCCACCTTCAAATGTATGGGCTGATAGTGATTGCCTGCCTTGCAAAGGACTCCACATCACCTGTTACTCCATGGCTATAACACTGtcagcaggtagggaccctcttcggaggcagccctacccagggagtggcgcccctgcctatgtgagtcccagagca includes:
- the LOC136877274 gene encoding COX assembly mitochondrial protein homolog isoform X1, coding for MASTQEEHAVLPKKFGGGPHGLGDPEDRTLRKVEIEVLIPKKMRDKAKAEKCVDEVKAFSECCKTSSLAMVIKCRKENSALKDCLTRWYQDEDFKRICRDEYLEERSEFRRTGIPQKMRNKT